One window from the genome of Diospyros lotus cultivar Yz01 chromosome 11, ASM1463336v1, whole genome shotgun sequence encodes:
- the LOC127813550 gene encoding putative pentatricopeptide repeat-containing protein At3g25970, whose product MKRLTSSVSLHSLKSLLLQKLHPQALKLSASLHDPCLTDTVYALFLKSGFLLDPFLSTFLISHHLSLSSGDFSRAARFLHDTHLPDIAVYNALISGYARFGQPGPVFELFNRLRQLGLRPDVYTMSALIRGCDGLEQNEIAHGVSIKMGLVTGVFLVSGLVENYSKSGCVGGAEKCFEECFVLDSVVWTAMINGYVWNGELDKGKEVFMDMKRLGLEFNEYSLAGLFGCLFEGQEGGQIHGFSLKMGFLSGCSLHLNNAVMSMYCRYGRKSDAVKVFDEIPKPDIVSWTGRIGAAYDGVEAFEMFELCRSRGFEVNEYTLINVLSAMAGPKWLNPGKQMHALCYKSGHLLVASVCNSILSIYGKCGQMGDAKCVFEEMICPDSVSWNSMISGYSENGFFSEAIVMFSLMRDCLIQPNKYTLASILDVMSHSCSPRQAMQVHTLIIKFGFESDNSMLSSLITSYGKCNGINKSKKVFAEIDELNVLLTNAMVATSVYANYLFDALELFQKSWRLSLEVDSTTFSIVLKACGLLTDLELGRTIHSLALRAGVYHDAFVESAVIDAYCKCGSINDAQKAFKDICEDNLAAWNAMLMGYSQCGWFMEAFHLFKEMTGVGLKPDEITYLGVLSSCCHAGLVNEAQYHLHSMFELYGLIPCLEHYACVVDVLGRFGLIEEAKRMIDQMPLRPDAQIWQILLSACSIHGNIALGEVAAGELIQLQPENDSAYVLLSNLYASAGLWNSVQNLRKKMKERIIYKEPGSSWIQVRGSIRYFFAGEVLCPGSKEIHSMLQKLSNHMLIIYDSEEDSITSFDP is encoded by the coding sequence ATGAAGAGACTCACGAGCTCTGTTTCTCTACACTCTCTGAAGAGCCTTCTGCTTCAAAAGCTCCACCCACAAGCACTAAAACTCTCGGCCTCTCTTCATGACCCATGCCTTACGGACACTGTCTACGCCCTCTTCCTCAAGTCAGGCTTCCTTCTCGACCCATTCCTCTCCACATTCCTCATCAGCCACCACTTATCTCTCTCCTCCGGCGACTTCTCACGCGCCGCCCGGTTCCTCCATGACACCCACCTCCCCGACATCGCCGTCTACAACGCCCTCATTTCTGGGTACGCCCGGTTTGGCCAGCCCGGGCCTGTTTTCGAGCTTTTCAATCGGTTGCGGCAATTGGGTCTGAGGCCGGACGTCTACACGATGAGCGCTTTGATCAGAGGCTGTGATGGTTTGGAGCAGAATGAGATTGCGCATGGAGTTTCGATCAAGATGGGGTTGGTTACGGGCGTGTTCTTGGTCAGTGGGCTCGTCGAGAACTATTCGAAATCAGGGTGTGTTGGTGGCGCAGAGAAGTGCTTTGAGGAGTGTTTTGTTTTGGATTCTGTGGTGTGGACGGCAATGATCAATGGGTATGTTTGGAATGGAGAGCTTGATAAAGGCAAGGAGGTTTTTATGGATATGAAGCGTTTGGGTTTGGAATTTAATGAGTATAGCCTGGCTGGTTTGTTTGGCTGTTTGTTTGAGGGCCAGGAAGGCGGGCAGATTCATGGGTTCAGTTTAAAGATGGGGTTTTTATCTGGGTGTTCGCTTCATTTGAACAATGCAGTGATGAGTATGTACTGCAGGTATGGAAGAAAATCTGATGCGGTCAAAGTGTTTGATGAAATTCCTAAGCCGGACATTGTTTCTTGGACGGGGCGAATTGGTGCGGCCTATGATGGCGTTGAGGCTTTTGAGATGTTTGAGTTATGTCGATCGAGAGGTTTTGAAGTGAATGAGTATACGTTGATTAATGTTTTGTCTGCTATGGCAGGGCCAAAGTGGTTGAATCCTGGAAAACAAATGCATGCGCTCTGTTACAAGTCTGGACATCTGCTTGTGGCCTCTGTCTGCAATTCAATACTTTCTATATATGGGAAGTGTGGACAGATGGGCGATGCCAAGTGCGTCTTTGAAGAGATGATTTGTCCAGATTCCGTTTCTTGGAACTCTATGATCTCTGGCTATTCTGAGAATGGATTCTTTTCTGAAGCAATTGTGATGTTTTCCCTGATGCGTGATTGCCTAATACAACCTAATAAGTATACGCTTGCTAGCATTCTTGATGTTATGTCCCACTCATGTTCACCGAGGCAGGCGATGCAAGTACATACTCtgataattaaatttggatttgaGTCTGACAATTCCATGTTGTCTAGTTTAATAACATCATATGGTAAATGCAACGGAATTAATAAGTCCAAGAAGGTGTTTGCAGAGATTGATGAGCTGAATGTTTTACTAACTAATGCCATGGTGGCAACATCTGTCTATGCCAATTACCTTTTTGATGCCCTGGAATTGTTCCAGAAGTCATGGAGATTGTCCCTCGAAGTTGACAGTACGACTTTTAGCATAGTTCTCAAAGCTTGTGGTTTGTTAACAGATCTGGAGCTAGGTAGAACAATTCATTCACTGGCCCTGAGAGCTGGAGTTTATCACGATGCATTTGTTGAAAGTGCTGTAATTGATGCTTACTGTAAATGTGGTAGCATAAATGATGCACAGAAGGCTTTTAAGGATATATGTGAAGACAATTTGGCTGCTTGGAATGCCATGCTGATGGGATATTCTCAATGTGGTTGGTTCATGGAAGCTTTTCATCTATTCAAGGAAATGACTGGAGTCGGATTGAAACCTGATGAGATAACTTATCTGGGAGTTCTGAGTTCATGTTGCCATGCAGGACTAGTGAATGAAGCCCAATATCACCTACACTCTATGTTTGAACTTTATGGGCTAATCCCGTGTTTAGAACACTATGCTTGTGTGGTTGATGTGCTTGGTAGATTTGGGCTCATAGAAGAGGCAAAGAGAATGATTGATCAAATGCCTCTTCGCCCTGATGCTCAAATATGGCAGATTCTTTTATCAGCCTGCAGCATCCATGGAAATATTGCTCTAGGAGAAGTTGCAGCAGGAGAGCTTATTCAGCTGCAACCTGAGAATGACTCTGCTTATGTTCTTCTTTCTAATTTGTATGCTTCAGCTGGTTTGTGGAACTCTGTTCAAAAcctgagaaagaaaatgaaagaaagaataatCTACAAGGAACCTGGATCCAGTTGGATTCAAGTTAGAGGATCAATCCGTTACTTCTTTGCCGGTGAGGTACTGTGTCCTGGCAGTAAAGAAATACATTCAATGCTTCAAAAATTGAGCAACCATATGCTGATAATCTATGACTCAGAGGAAGATAGCATTACATCATTTGATCCATGA